GCGAGAGAAGCAAATTCAACAAAACTACCGTCCGATCATTGCGGTCCATAAATGGTTTGCGCGGAGACCGGGAACACTGTTCCGGGCGCTACTCCTCTCAGAGTTTGCCGCCGGCCCAGTTCAAGACACTTTCTTTCAGGCCCACCAGCTCAAGGGGATAAGAGTTGCCGACCCGTTCATGGGCGGCGGGACGCCACTGCTGGAAGCGAATCGAGCCGGCTGTGACGTGCTGGGTTATGATATCAATCCGATGGCGTACTGGATTGTCAAGCAAGAGATCGAACGCTTAGACCTGCCCACCTATCAAAAAGCGGCCTATGAGGTATCGGCACGGCTGGAGGAGCAAGTAGGGCCCTGGTATCGGACCACATGCCTCTCCTGCCGTCAGCCGGACGCCCAGGTTAAATACTTTGTGTGGGTCAAGACTCAGCAGTGCTCGAAGTGTGGCAAGAACTTTAACCTGTTCCCAGGATTTTTACTGGCAGAAAACCGGCGCCACCCAAAGAATGTACTGGTCTGCTCTGTCTGTGGCGAACTCAACGAAGTCGCCGATAAGAAAGCTCCTGGCGTATGTGCTCAGTGCAGCAATCCTTTGCTTCTCAAAGGTCCTGCACGCCGTAACCGTTGCCAGTGTCCCCAGTGTGGAGAGATCAACACGTATCCGCAGCGGCACAACGGTCCGCCTCAACATCGCATGTTCGCCATTGAGTACCACTGCCTACACTGTCAACCCCACCATCGCGGTCGTTTCTTTAAGAAACCTGACTCCGGAGACCTCGCTACATACACCCAAGCCGCTCAAGCCTGGGATTGTGTGCGCTCGACCTATGTCCCAGACGAAGAGATACCGGCCGGAGACGAAACAGACCGCCTCCATCGCTGGGGCTATCGCTATTACCGAGAAATGTTCAACGAGCGGCAACGCTTTGGGCTCGAACTCCTCTGCCGTGCGATTCACGAACAGACAGATGAGCGGATAAAACAGGCGCTGGCAACAAATCTGTCAGACCTGCTGCGCTACCAAAACACGTTGTGTCGGTATGACGCCTATGCCCTGAAGTCTCTCGATATCTTTTCCGTCCACGGCTTTCCGGTCGGTCTGATCGAATGTGAGTCAAATCTACTCGGCATCGTGAACCAGAGAACCGGGAACAACGTCGGCAGCGGAGGCTGGTCGAACATTGTCGAGAAGTTCCTGAAGGCCAAGCAGTACGGCGATCACCCGTTTGAAATCGACCACAGAGAAGGGAGAAAAGTTCAGATTCCGATCCGTGGCGAATGGATCGGCGAAGGCCACAGAGATGGCGCCGCGCGTCAGGTTTTCCTCACCTGCGGCAGTTCTACCCAAGCAGAGATTCCTCCGGGGTCGCTGGATGCCGTTTTGACCGATCCCCCCTACTTTGCCAATGTCCAGTACGCAGAGCTGATGGACTTCTGCTACGTCTGGCTTCGCCGCTTGCTGGGGAAGAAAGAGCAAGCGTTCAGGCGTAAATCAACGCGGAATAAAGATGAACTCACGGGCAATGCGACCATGGCTCGGGATATTACCCATTTCACCTGGGGTCTGTCAGCCGTGGTCTGCCGAATGGCAGACGCGCTCAAACCTGGAGCACCCTTCGTATTTACCTATCACCACAGAACGATTGAGGCATATTTTCCTCTGGCCATAGCCCTTCTCGACGCTGGCCTTGTCTGTTCGGCCTCTCTTCCTTGTCCGGCTGAAATGGGTGCCTCTATCCATATCAACGGGACGACGTCTTCCGTTGTTGACACCGTATTTGTGTGTCGCTCGACAGGACACGTCTCGCGCCGCACCCTTGTTTCAACGGCCGAAGAGGTCACCCGCTTGGTGACCGATGACTTAGCCCAGCTTCGGGAGAGTGGACTAAAACCAAGCCGTGGTGATGCGCGGTGCATCGCCTACGGCCATCTCATCCGTCTGGCTGTCTGGATTCTTCGCGGGGAGTGGCGCCCCGAGCATCCGGTTGAAGAAAAAATGCGGCGAGTCGCCAGCGCAGTCCAGTCCCTAGGAGGTGTTTCAGAAATTGAACAGCATCTCCCGGATGATCTCCTCCAGAAGGTGAACGGCAAGAATTTCCAGATCCACGAGACCACAACAGCCTACGGCCCCGACGATGAACTATCCTTTTGAGGCGTCGTACCAGGCAATACAAGCCGATCCAGAACCATTTATTTCTTCGGTGTTTTCCTCCTTAGAATCAGAGTTTCTGGTTCTGCCCAAGGGAGACGGCTTTATTGACTATCCACAGTTTGAGCAGGCGTATGAAACCTTAAAGAGAGCCACGGGCGGTTTTGACAATCTGAGCGGGGCCAGCGTTCTTCCCGTTGCCATGCAGAGCCCTCTCATCCTTATCGTCTTACGTACCATGCTCGGCTTCACCCCTCCTGAGTGGGCCTATGTTGCTGCGCAGAGAACACAGGTCGAAATCACCCAAGGGTTTGCTCGGAGCTTGGACCGCAAGATTCGGATGGCTCCGCTCGCCCCGCTCCGCCCAGGCCGCGCTACGGTTCGTCGGGTTAAGGCCCTGGTCGACGTAGCCTGCCAGTTGCTCAACGCTTCTGCTCCGCAGACTGACAGGGACAAGATTCACCGACTGGACAAGGCCGACACCCGAGAAGGGAGTCTGACGATTCGGAACCTGGCAACGCTGGGAGTTCCCTACGCCATGCTCCTGTACGAAAGACTGCTGGGACGGCCTTTTGCCGGACACCGGGATTCAGTGTCCGATCTGGTCGGAAATATCCTTGAGGCTGAAATTGCGAAGATTTTGGACGACGCGAAAATCAGTAAGCGCCAAACCAAGAGGGCAGAGAAGATTCCAGGCTTTGACCAGACTCCGGACTTCGTCATCCCGGACGAATATAACCCTCAGGTCATTATCGAGGCCAAGATTACCGAAGACGACGGGACGGCCCGCGACAAAGTCACTCGGATTCAGCACCTCGGAGCCCTGAGTCTGGAGGGACAACCGCCGGACTCTCCCAAATACGAGGTCATTGCCTGTATTGCCGGGCGCGGTTTTGGGGTGCGCAGAGAGGATATGAAAAAGCTGCTTCTCGCCACACGCGGAAAAGTGTTCACCTTCAAGACGTTGGATCGACTCATCCCTAATACGCGCCTGCAAGAGTTTCGGACCAGGTGAACTCCCAGCGGCTTGAAGAGAGCATCAGCAAGAAACAGACAGCAGCTCGGCCCGCCTTTCGTGTGGACGGGCTCAGCTAACTCGACACCGTCAGGCCGTCGACCAGCACGGCCGGAATGAACATCCGGCTCAGGTTTGGCTGATAGGTATTCCCCCGGGCGCGGATGGCTTTGAGCAGATCGAAAAAGTTGCCGGCAATCGTCACGCTATCAACGGCCTGTTGACGCTGGCCGTTCTCGATCCAGAAGCCCTGCACGCCGATGGAAATATCGCCGCTCAGCGGGTTGCAGCCGGCCGCGCCTTCAAGCTCGGTCACCAGCAGACATTTTTCCGGCAGGCCGCTCAAGGCGTCCAGGCTGTGGGCGCCGGTCGGCATCACGATATTATGCCCCGAGGTCACAATCCCGCCGCTGTAGCTCCGCCCGGCGTGCCCGTTGGACTCGCGTCCGTCGCGACGCGCCGACTCGATGTGGTACATGAACTCCTCAAAGCGACCTTTGGCAATCAGCGGAACCGTGCGGGTCGGGATCCCCTCGGCGTCCATATAGCGCGAGCTGCCCGCTCCGACCCGGTGGGGTTCGGTGCTCAGGTCCAATGACTCGTCGGCGATCAGCTCGCCCAGCCGGCCCTGCAAGCGGGATTGCCCCTTTTGGGCGGCTTCGGCCGAGAAGCAGCCCAGGTAGAGGCCGAGCAGTTGCGGCGCACAGTACTCGTCGAGCACGACCGGCACCTGTCCGCCGGACACCGGGCCGGCCGTCAACAGGTCGGCGGCTTTACGGACGGCCGTGCTGCCGATGAGCGTACTCTGAGTCGGATCCCAGGCCCGTCCGACCCACATATGGCCGCCGCTCTTGCGACGCTCGCCGTCTTCGAGCAGAGCCTGGCAGTAGGCCCCGACATTGTTTTGGCGCTGTTGGTAGTCAACCCCGTGGGTCGAGACGATGCGGTAGGCGGAGCTGGAACGCGACACCGTCAGGTAGGGCACCGCAGTCACCCGCGCGTCGGCCTGGCGGGCGGTGGCTTCAACCTCCAGACCAAACGCGCCCAGCTCGTCAACCGTCAGCCGCTCAATGGCGGGATTCAACAGCTCAAGGTCCTGGGGGTCGGGCAGATCGGGGGCGGCCTGGGGCAGCACCACCTCGGTCGGATCGTTGAGCAGGGCGTTTTCCCTGGCCGACCGAAAGGCTTTTTCCAAGGCCGCGGCTTCCAGGCGCTCGGTCGAGGCGATGCCGGTTCGGCCCTGGTGTACGACCCGGATACCGAGCCCGAGCGCGGTCGCCTGGTCGATTTTCTCAACCTGGCCGTTCAGCACGCGCAGCGACAGCTGTTCGCTGCGCTCGACAATCAGGTCAACCTCGGGCTCGCCCTGCTCGCGGGCCAGGGACAGCACGTAGTCAATCGCAGCCTGCTGATCCATTAGCGGCCTCCGACCAGAATGGAGTCGACTTTCAGCGTTGGCTGGCCGACCGTGGTCGGTACCCAGCCGCTCGACGCACCGCACATGCCGGCGGCAAACTCCAGATCGTTGCCGACCATCGAGATACGCGGCAGGATTTCATAGCCCTTGCCGATCAGGGTCGCCCCCCGCACCGCTTCGGCAATTTTGCCGTCCCGCACGATGTAGCCTTCCTGGACCGCAAAATTGAACTCACCGGTGGACGGATCGACCGAGCCACCGCCCATCTTTTTGGCGTACAGACCATACTCCACAGAGGCGATGATCTCCTCGGGAGTATGCGGTCCGTTGTCGATATAGGTGTTGCGCATCCGCGACACCGGGGCGAATTTGTACGACTCACGCCGTCCCGAGCCGGTCTGCGGCACGCCGACCTGGCGGGCGCCAATACGGTCGGCCAGATAGGCTCTGAGCACGCCGTTTTCGATCAACACGGTTCGCTTGGCCGGTTCCCCCTCATCATCGACATTGATGGACCCCCAGCGGTGGTCGAGCGTGCCGTCGTCAATCGCCGTCAGCACGGACTGGGCGACGGTTTCGCCGATCTTGCCGACAAACGGTGAGGCGTTCTTGCGGATGGCTTCGGTTTCCAGCGGATGGCCGCAGGCCTCGTGGAAGATCACCCCCCCAAAGCCGTTGCCGATAATCACCGGCATCGTCCCGCCCTCAATATAACCGGCCCTGGCCATGCGGATCGCCCGCTGTCCGGCGTCGTTGGCCAGGGTGGCCAAATCGAGACCCTGAAAGAACTCATAGCCGCCCAGCACCCCGGGGCTTTCCATGGCCGTCTGCGGTCCGTCGCCGTCTTCGGCAATCGCGCTGAGCCGCAGCCGGGAGTAATGCGCGGAATCCTCAATCCACAGGCCGTCGCTGTTGGCAATCAGCACCGAGCGCTGTTTCTCGGCCACCGAGGCGCCAACCTGACGGATGACCGAACCGGTCTGGCGGGTCAGCCCGTCGAGCTGGCGCAGCAGCTCGACCCGCTCGTTTTTGGATACGCTGGCCGGGTCGATCATCACCGGATGCCGATCCGCCACCTGTTCCTTGTGGAAGGCGGTGGACGATCCGCCGGCTTTGGCCTCGCGGGCCAGATTCGAGGCCAGCCGCAGCAACGCGTCTTCGGACACATCACTGCTGTAGCCATAGGCGGACTCATTGCCGAACAGCAGACGAATGCCGACGCCAAAGGCGTTGCCGGAGTTGATCCGGTCGAGCTTCTGTTCCAACAAGTCAATGGACGAGCTTTCGGATTCTTCGACAAAGACCTCGGCAAAATCCGCGCCACGGCTCAGGCCAAGGTCCAGAATCTTGCGGACGGTTGTTTCAGGCAGCATAGCGATTCCTCCAGACTGGGGATTCGAGCCCTGTCTTAGCACAGCAGACAATAGAGGGGAAAGACTATGCGTTCTTGTGCAAACTGCTCCCTCACCGTGGCATAGCAAAAAGCACCGGAAAACTTGATCCTGTACCGTGCCGGTGCTAGGCTCGGCTCACTTTTTCGAGGAGTAGAGACGATGAACGGTCCACACGATATGGGCGGCATGACGTGCTACGGTCCGGTCGAGCGCGAAGACAAGGAACCCCTGTTTCACGCCGCGTGGGAGAGGCGGGTGTTTGCCATGACCATGCTGTCGCTCGGAGGCGTGGCCAACCTGGACGAATTTCGCCACGCCATCGAACGCATGGACCCGGTTCACTATCTGTCTTCGAGCTACTACGAGCACTGGCTGGCCGCCCTGGAGACGCTGGCCGTGGAGAAAGGGGTGCTCAGCCCCCAGGAACTGGCCTCAGGCAGGCTCCTGGGCGAGGCCGCCAATGCCTCGGACCCGCTG
This region of Desulfurellaceae bacterium genomic DNA includes:
- a CDS encoding TldD/PmbA family protein; translated protein: MLPETTVRKILDLGLSRGADFAEVFVEESESSSIDLLEQKLDRINSGNAFGVGIRLLFGNESAYGYSSDVSEDALLRLASNLAREAKAGGSSTAFHKEQVADRHPVMIDPASVSKNERVELLRQLDGLTRQTGSVIRQVGASVAEKQRSVLIANSDGLWIEDSAHYSRLRLSAIAEDGDGPQTAMESPGVLGGYEFFQGLDLATLANDAGQRAIRMARAGYIEGGTMPVIIGNGFGGVIFHEACGHPLETEAIRKNASPFVGKIGETVAQSVLTAIDDGTLDHRWGSINVDDEGEPAKRTVLIENGVLRAYLADRIGARQVGVPQTGSGRRESYKFAPVSRMRNTYIDNGPHTPEEIIASVEYGLYAKKMGGGSVDPSTGEFNFAVQEGYIVRDGKIAEAVRGATLIGKGYEILPRISMVGNDLEFAAGMCGASSGWVPTTVGQPTLKVDSILVGGR
- a CDS encoding TldD/PmbA family protein — its product is MDQQAAIDYVLSLAREQGEPEVDLIVERSEQLSLRVLNGQVEKIDQATALGLGIRVVHQGRTGIASTERLEAAALEKAFRSARENALLNDPTEVVLPQAAPDLPDPQDLELLNPAIERLTVDELGAFGLEVEATARQADARVTAVPYLTVSRSSSAYRIVSTHGVDYQQRQNNVGAYCQALLEDGERRKSGGHMWVGRAWDPTQSTLIGSTAVRKAADLLTAGPVSGGQVPVVLDEYCAPQLLGLYLGCFSAEAAQKGQSRLQGRLGELIADESLDLSTEPHRVGAGSSRYMDAEGIPTRTVPLIAKGRFEEFMYHIESARRDGRESNGHAGRSYSGGIVTSGHNIVMPTGAHSLDALSGLPEKCLLVTELEGAAGCNPLSGDISIGVQGFWIENGQRQQAVDSVTIAGNFFDLLKAIRARGNTYQPNLSRMFIPAVLVDGLTVSS
- a CDS encoding DUF1156 domain-containing protein, which translates into the protein MSLQTPIQAKLFPPPSRPHLSTTGRGIERQFNIPFVAGLALREKQIQQNYRPIIAVHKWFARRPGTLFRALLLSEFAAGPVQDTFFQAHQLKGIRVADPFMGGGTPLLEANRAGCDVLGYDINPMAYWIVKQEIERLDLPTYQKAAYEVSARLEEQVGPWYRTTCLSCRQPDAQVKYFVWVKTQQCSKCGKNFNLFPGFLLAENRRHPKNVLVCSVCGELNEVADKKAPGVCAQCSNPLLLKGPARRNRCQCPQCGEINTYPQRHNGPPQHRMFAIEYHCLHCQPHHRGRFFKKPDSGDLATYTQAAQAWDCVRSTYVPDEEIPAGDETDRLHRWGYRYYREMFNERQRFGLELLCRAIHEQTDERIKQALATNLSDLLRYQNTLCRYDAYALKSLDIFSVHGFPVGLIECESNLLGIVNQRTGNNVGSGGWSNIVEKFLKAKQYGDHPFEIDHREGRKVQIPIRGEWIGEGHRDGAARQVFLTCGSSTQAEIPPGSLDAVLTDPPYFANVQYAELMDFCYVWLRRLLGKKEQAFRRKSTRNKDELTGNATMARDITHFTWGLSAVVCRMADALKPGAPFVFTYHHRTIEAYFPLAIALLDAGLVCSASLPCPAEMGASIHINGTTSSVVDTVFVCRSTGHVSRRTLVSTAEEVTRLVTDDLAQLRESGLKPSRGDARCIAYGHLIRLAVWILRGEWRPEHPVEEKMRRVASAVQSLGGVSEIEQHLPDDLLQKVNGKNFQIHETTTAYGPDDELSF